In Archangium violaceum, the following are encoded in one genomic region:
- a CDS encoding isochorismatase family protein, whose translation MALPAISPYPMPGEADLPRNKVSWTPDPKRAVLLIHDMQNYFLNAFTPGQSPVTELLANIQRLKQHCAALGIPVVYSAQPGGQTPEQRGLQLDLWGPGINGGPHQKQIVDALAPGENDILLTKWRYSAFIKTGLLELLRERGRDQLIITGIYAHIGCLQTASHAFMHDVQAFLVADALGDFSLENHQMALNYAARLCAVTTTTQRVIDELRPATAQGEQPLSRQQVREDVAELLLQGPSEIGDDENLLERGLDSIRIMSLVERWRRTGAEISFVELAERPTLTDWYALLSSSARGVTATSQGQSHRPS comes from the coding sequence ATGGCACTCCCCGCCATTTCTCCCTATCCCATGCCCGGCGAGGCAGACCTGCCCAGGAACAAGGTGTCGTGGACGCCGGACCCCAAGCGCGCGGTTCTGCTGATCCACGACATGCAGAACTACTTCCTGAATGCCTTCACCCCCGGCCAGTCGCCCGTGACGGAGCTGCTGGCGAACATCCAGCGGTTGAAGCAGCACTGCGCCGCGCTGGGCATTCCGGTGGTGTACTCGGCCCAGCCCGGCGGTCAGACGCCCGAGCAGCGCGGACTTCAGCTGGATCTCTGGGGTCCGGGCATCAACGGTGGCCCGCACCAGAAGCAGATCGTCGATGCGCTCGCTCCGGGTGAGAACGACATCCTCCTCACCAAGTGGCGTTACAGCGCGTTCATCAAGACCGGGCTGCTGGAGCTCCTGCGCGAGCGCGGGCGCGACCAGCTGATCATCACGGGCATCTACGCTCACATCGGCTGCCTCCAGACGGCCAGCCATGCGTTCATGCACGACGTGCAGGCGTTCCTGGTCGCCGACGCGCTGGGCGACTTCTCCCTGGAAAACCACCAGATGGCGCTGAACTACGCGGCGCGGCTGTGCGCCGTCACCACCACCACGCAGCGGGTCATCGACGAGCTGCGGCCCGCGACCGCCCAGGGCGAGCAGCCCCTGAGCCGTCAGCAGGTGCGTGAGGATGTTGCCGAGCTGTTGCTGCAGGGGCCCTCGGAGATCGGCGATGACGAGAACCTGCTCGAGAGAGGGCTCGACTCGATCCGGATCATGAGCCTGGTCGAGCGTTGGCGGCGCACCGGAGCGGAGATCTCCTTCGTGGAGCTGGCCGAGCGCCCGACCCTGACCGATTGGTACGCACTGCTGTCCTCGAGTGCGCGGGGCGTGACGGCGACGTCCCAGGGCCAGTCCCACCGCCCCTCGTAG
- a CDS encoding 2,3-dihydro-2,3-dihydroxybenzoate dehydrogenase: MGATTRVALVTGAAQGIGAEVARMLADGASVALLDKREEGLASLVAELRERGCRAAAFPADVSDSAAVERVVERVERELGPIEILVNVAGVLRIGSVVSLSDEDWASTFAVNTHGVFHVSRAVARRMVPRRTGVIVTVGSNAAGVPRMQMAAYAASKAASTMFTKCLGLELAQHNIRCNVVSPGSTDTAMQRSLWADENGAQAMISGSPETFRVGIPLRRIATPTDIAEAVSFLVSDRARHITMHDLCVDGGATLGV, from the coding sequence ATGGGAGCGACCACCAGAGTGGCCCTGGTGACAGGTGCGGCGCAGGGCATTGGTGCGGAGGTGGCGCGGATGCTGGCCGACGGTGCGTCGGTGGCGTTGCTCGACAAGCGGGAGGAGGGGCTGGCCTCGCTGGTGGCGGAGCTGCGCGAGCGCGGGTGCCGTGCCGCCGCCTTTCCGGCCGACGTGAGCGACAGTGCCGCGGTCGAGCGGGTGGTGGAGCGGGTCGAGCGCGAGCTGGGGCCCATCGAGATCCTGGTCAACGTGGCGGGTGTGCTGCGGATCGGCTCGGTCGTGTCGCTGAGCGATGAGGACTGGGCCTCCACCTTCGCGGTCAACACCCACGGGGTCTTCCACGTCTCCCGCGCGGTCGCCAGGCGCATGGTGCCTCGCCGGACGGGAGTCATCGTCACCGTCGGCTCGAACGCCGCCGGGGTGCCGCGCATGCAGATGGCCGCCTACGCCGCCTCCAAGGCCGCCTCGACCATGTTCACCAAATGTCTGGGATTGGAGCTGGCCCAGCACAACATCCGCTGCAACGTGGTGTCTCCCGGCTCGACCGACACGGCCATGCAGCGCTCGCTCTGGGCCGACGAGAACGGTGCGCAGGCGATGATCTCCGGCTCTCCCGAGACCTTCCGCGTGGGCATTCCGCTGCGCCGGATCGCCACTCCCACCGATATCGCCGAGGCGGTGTCCTTCCTGGTCTCCGACCGGGCCCGCCACATCACCATGCACGACCTGTGTGTCGACGGTGGTGCGACCCTGGGGGTGTAG
- the dhbC gene encoding isochorismate synthase DhbC, whose product MTESPTVPQALAAQLLESYEAGSSFFFASPKRTLLARGTFATVPHAGGTNALERLPERVAAVLNDAREAAHDIPVAVGAVPFDGSVPAQLVVPMTLQRAGPLVFDSAAPVHRAPAARYTVRPVPEPAAYIDGVTRALELMRSGPLRKVVLSRSLHLSTPTPIDLRQLLRNLAQRNSTGYTFAVDLPPQATAPGAGRRTLIGASPELLVSRSGMQVLANPLAGSAPRSADPREDQARAAALLASPKDLHEHAVVIDAVAEAMRPFCKRLEVPAGPSLVNTATMWHLSSRITGELADPSISSLMLALALHPTPAVCGYPTELAHAAIDTIEPFDRGFYTGTVGWCDANGDGQWAVTIRCAEADERTLRLFAGAGIVAGSKPESELAETEAKFRTMLQAMGLGQGAEVQP is encoded by the coding sequence ATGACCGAGAGTCCCACGGTGCCGCAGGCGCTGGCCGCGCAGTTGCTCGAGAGTTACGAGGCCGGTTCGTCCTTCTTCTTCGCCTCGCCCAAGCGCACGCTGTTGGCGCGAGGCACGTTCGCCACCGTGCCGCACGCCGGTGGCACGAACGCGCTGGAGCGTCTGCCCGAGCGCGTGGCGGCGGTGCTCAACGACGCACGGGAAGCCGCTCATGACATCCCGGTGGCGGTCGGCGCGGTGCCCTTCGACGGCTCGGTCCCGGCGCAGCTGGTGGTGCCGATGACCCTGCAGCGGGCGGGGCCGCTGGTGTTCGATTCGGCCGCTCCCGTGCATCGTGCCCCGGCGGCGCGCTACACGGTCCGGCCGGTGCCCGAGCCCGCCGCCTATATCGATGGGGTGACGCGGGCGCTGGAGCTGATGCGCAGCGGCCCGCTGCGCAAGGTGGTGCTGTCCCGCTCGCTGCACCTCAGCACCCCCACGCCGATCGATCTGCGGCAGCTGCTGCGCAACCTGGCCCAGCGCAACTCCACGGGCTACACCTTCGCGGTGGACTTGCCTCCTCAGGCGACCGCGCCTGGGGCGGGCCGGCGGACGCTGATCGGCGCCAGCCCCGAGCTGCTGGTCTCTCGCTCGGGAATGCAGGTGCTGGCCAATCCACTGGCGGGCTCCGCGCCTCGCAGCGCCGATCCGCGCGAGGATCAGGCTCGGGCCGCCGCACTGCTGGCGTCGCCCAAGGATCTCCACGAGCACGCCGTGGTGATCGACGCGGTCGCGGAGGCCATGCGTCCATTCTGCAAGCGGCTGGAGGTGCCCGCTGGGCCCTCGCTCGTCAACACCGCCACCATGTGGCACCTGTCGAGCCGGATCACCGGCGAGCTGGCGGATCCGTCGATTTCCTCGCTGATGCTGGCCCTCGCGCTGCATCCCACGCCGGCGGTGTGTGGCTACCCGACCGAGCTGGCCCACGCGGCGATCGACACGATCGAACCGTTCGATCGCGGCTTCTACACGGGCACGGTGGGCTGGTGCGACGCGAACGGAGACGGCCAGTGGGCCGTGACCATCCGCTGCGCCGAGGCCGATGAGCGCACGCTGCGGCTGTTCGCGGGAGCGGGGATCGTGGCGGGCTCGAAGCCCGAGTCCGAGCTGGCCGAGACCGAGGCGAAGTTCCGCACCATGCTCCAGGCGATGGGGCTGGGGCAGGGCGCCGAGGTGCAGCCATGA
- a CDS encoding FecR domain-containing protein, whose product MLFSPAISWAQQAPDDDVYVVQPGDTCGSVARKVFGDATVGSAKLHALNKMGPPPHELKPGTVLRIKGDPDARLTFIKPEVNSKRAGKVEWREANTGQGLWRLDSVNTLREAGAEVTFRDLTRLQMNENALVVIYGKAAQATDKVKKSGAVELLQGELNVSLAELRGEPVGVQMPAATVAARSKDIHVGVDAQQMSRVSVFDGQAEVSAQGQSVQVPKDHGTRVARGQLPEKPRPLPEAPSWAGGVRSVRLLLEDKGVDEELAWAPVKEAASYRVELARDERFNDRVHGETVQAAGEGPKSVARALGPGRYFARVRAVDAAGLLGKASAVRQVEVLRVKTERGVVGPQGIQGIQGIQGALRVDFSVEGAESLDFRLDGAPTTHPVRVESVGTHTLELMPRGVPDARPEKLSLTVSPPRVEVDLEPVADAFRVKVLVLDERGTPLEGPFPQLKLLGQYGTRVEASLQRQKDGSLMTRAVPGMRGGERVAALEALWGDTSIQQVSALAPVEQRAPAPVVTVEPAPVVKAAEEEVALQPLLGAPSGGLVEAAPLPTAWLPQAWLGELRVQPALGSGGVDLARGRTVLAVEGRVSERVALGTAVALRPGALLRGGDEAGELPATAPSVSLSGRVRLTDSPAFRVLLSFDGTFAGSGFGQEVQGLRLRPALLAGMRRGQWAFSTSQGYALRPGQAQATWDSAYQAWFLPLPRLALGAELDGLVDATPRADGPVAFAAGLGARLRLAGFELGTSVRRGFGPDGTRVWGDWSALLTLGWSGLTPTQPQ is encoded by the coding sequence GTGCTGTTCTCGCCGGCCATTTCATGGGCCCAGCAGGCCCCGGACGACGACGTGTACGTGGTGCAGCCCGGGGACACGTGTGGCAGCGTGGCGCGCAAGGTGTTCGGCGACGCGACGGTCGGCTCGGCGAAGCTGCACGCGCTCAACAAGATGGGGCCGCCGCCGCACGAGCTGAAGCCGGGCACGGTGCTGCGCATCAAGGGCGACCCGGACGCGCGCCTCACCTTCATCAAGCCCGAGGTCAACTCCAAGCGGGCCGGCAAGGTGGAGTGGCGCGAGGCGAACACCGGGCAGGGGCTGTGGCGGCTGGACTCCGTCAACACGCTGCGCGAGGCCGGCGCCGAGGTCACCTTCCGCGATCTGACGCGGCTGCAGATGAACGAGAACGCGCTCGTCGTCATCTACGGCAAGGCCGCCCAGGCGACGGACAAGGTGAAGAAGTCCGGCGCGGTGGAGCTGCTGCAGGGCGAGCTGAACGTCTCTCTGGCGGAGCTGCGCGGCGAGCCCGTGGGAGTGCAGATGCCGGCGGCCACGGTGGCGGCGCGCTCGAAAGACATCCACGTGGGCGTGGACGCGCAGCAGATGAGCCGCGTGTCCGTCTTCGACGGTCAGGCCGAGGTGTCGGCGCAGGGCCAGAGCGTCCAGGTACCGAAGGATCATGGGACGCGGGTGGCCAGGGGCCAGCTTCCCGAGAAGCCGCGCCCGCTGCCCGAGGCCCCGTCGTGGGCGGGCGGTGTCCGCTCGGTGCGGCTGCTGCTGGAGGACAAGGGGGTGGACGAGGAGCTGGCGTGGGCCCCCGTGAAGGAGGCGGCGTCGTACCGGGTGGAGCTCGCGCGAGACGAGCGCTTCAACGACCGGGTGCACGGCGAGACGGTGCAGGCGGCGGGGGAGGGCCCGAAGTCCGTGGCTCGAGCACTGGGGCCCGGCAGGTACTTCGCGCGAGTGCGCGCCGTGGACGCGGCGGGCCTGTTGGGCAAGGCCTCCGCCGTGCGGCAGGTGGAGGTGCTGCGCGTGAAGACGGAGCGGGGCGTGGTGGGGCCCCAGGGCATCCAGGGCATCCAGGGCATCCAGGGCGCGCTCCGGGTGGACTTCTCGGTCGAGGGCGCCGAGTCGCTGGACTTCCGCCTCGACGGCGCGCCCACGACGCACCCGGTGCGGGTGGAGAGCGTAGGCACGCATACGCTGGAGCTGATGCCTCGCGGGGTGCCCGACGCGCGCCCGGAGAAGCTGTCGCTCACGGTGTCGCCGCCCCGCGTGGAGGTGGACCTGGAGCCCGTGGCCGATGCCTTCCGGGTGAAGGTGCTGGTGCTCGACGAGCGCGGGACGCCGCTGGAGGGACCCTTCCCGCAGTTGAAGCTGCTCGGGCAGTACGGCACGCGGGTGGAGGCGTCGCTGCAGCGCCAGAAGGATGGCTCGTTGATGACGCGGGCGGTGCCGGGCATGCGCGGCGGTGAGCGCGTGGCCGCCCTGGAGGCACTCTGGGGTGACACGTCCATCCAACAGGTCAGTGCCCTGGCGCCGGTGGAGCAGCGAGCCCCGGCTCCCGTGGTGACCGTGGAGCCCGCGCCCGTCGTGAAGGCCGCCGAGGAGGAAGTGGCGCTCCAACCGCTGCTGGGCGCTCCGTCGGGTGGCTTGGTGGAGGCGGCTCCGCTGCCCACCGCATGGCTGCCGCAGGCCTGGCTCGGCGAGCTGCGCGTGCAGCCCGCGTTGGGCTCGGGAGGCGTGGACCTCGCTCGCGGTCGCACCGTGCTCGCCGTGGAGGGCCGGGTGTCCGAGCGGGTGGCCCTGGGCACGGCGGTGGCCCTGCGTCCCGGAGCGTTGCTGCGCGGTGGTGACGAGGCGGGCGAGCTGCCCGCGACGGCACCGTCCGTCTCGTTGTCTGGGCGGGTGCGGCTGACGGACTCCCCGGCCTTCCGCGTGCTGCTGTCCTTCGATGGCACCTTCGCGGGCTCCGGCTTCGGCCAGGAGGTCCAAGGGCTGCGGCTGCGTCCAGCGCTGCTCGCGGGGATGCGCAGGGGGCAGTGGGCCTTCTCCACCAGCCAGGGTTACGCCCTCCGGCCGGGTCAGGCCCAGGCCACCTGGGACAGTGCGTATCAGGCGTGGTTCCTGCCCCTTCCCCGGCTGGCGCTCGGGGCCGAGCTCGATGGGCTGGTCGACGCCACGCCTCGTGCGGACGGACCCGTGGCCTTCGCGGCCGGGCTGGGTGCGCGCCTGCGACTCGCTGGATTCGAGCTGGGGACCTCCGTGCGCCGGGGCTTCGGTCCCGACGGGACCCGCGTCTGGGGCGACTGGAGCGCGTTGCTGACACTCGGCTGGTCGGGGCTCACTCCCACACAACCCCAGTAG
- a CDS encoding (2,3-dihydroxybenzoyl)adenylate synthase has product MTSPVPREEAAPLPGCPTWPEEFATRYRKAGYWRGETFGQMLRERARNHGERTALVAGAQRWTYRELDARADQLAAGFHALGIKPRDRVVVQLPNIGAFFEVIFALFRLGALPVFALPAHRGAEINYFCSFTEAVAYIIPDKHSGFDYRTLAEQVRGAVPTLRHVIVAGEAGPFTSLSGLYASPAELPGPSASDVAFFQLSGGSTGVPKLIPRTHDDYIYSLRGSVEICQLDGSSVYLCALPAAHNFPLSSPGVLGTFYAGGTAVLALNPSPDEAFPLIARERVTITALVPPLAMIWLESAKARRHDLSSLRVLQVGGAKFSAEAARRVRPTLGCTLQQVFGMAEGLVNYTRLDDPEELIVTTQGRPISPDDEIRVVDEEGNEVAPGETGQLLTRGPYTIRGYYMAEAHNARAFTPDGFYHTGDLVRVTLEGYLVVEGRAKDQINRGGDKVAAEEVENHLLAHPSVHDAAVVAIPDPFLGERTCAFVIPRETPPTAAALNAFLRERGLAAYKIPDRVEFIAAFPKTGVGKVSKKALRETLTRSPSKNAASTPSR; this is encoded by the coding sequence ATGACTTCGCCTGTCCCTCGGGAGGAAGCGGCCCCGCTGCCGGGCTGCCCCACGTGGCCCGAGGAGTTCGCCACGCGGTACCGGAAGGCCGGCTACTGGCGGGGCGAGACCTTCGGCCAGATGCTGCGCGAGCGGGCCCGGAATCACGGTGAGCGCACCGCGCTCGTGGCCGGCGCCCAGCGCTGGACCTACCGCGAGCTCGACGCGCGAGCAGACCAGCTGGCCGCCGGGTTCCATGCCCTGGGCATCAAGCCGCGGGACCGGGTGGTGGTGCAGTTGCCCAACATCGGCGCGTTCTTCGAGGTGATCTTCGCGCTGTTCCGGCTGGGCGCGCTGCCGGTGTTCGCGCTTCCCGCGCACCGTGGCGCGGAGATCAACTACTTCTGCTCGTTCACCGAGGCGGTCGCCTACATCATCCCGGACAAGCACTCCGGCTTCGACTACCGCACGCTGGCCGAGCAGGTCCGTGGCGCGGTGCCGACCCTGCGGCATGTGATCGTCGCCGGTGAGGCCGGCCCGTTCACCTCGTTGAGCGGGCTGTACGCCTCTCCGGCCGAGCTGCCGGGGCCGAGCGCCAGCGACGTGGCGTTCTTCCAGCTGTCGGGCGGCAGCACGGGCGTCCCCAAGCTCATTCCGCGCACCCACGACGACTACATCTACAGCCTGCGGGGTAGCGTGGAGATCTGCCAGCTCGACGGGTCGAGCGTGTACCTGTGCGCGCTGCCCGCCGCGCACAACTTCCCGCTCAGCTCGCCGGGCGTGCTCGGCACCTTCTACGCGGGTGGCACGGCCGTGCTGGCGCTGAACCCCAGCCCGGACGAGGCCTTCCCGCTGATCGCGCGCGAGCGGGTCACGATCACCGCGTTGGTGCCTCCGCTGGCGATGATCTGGCTGGAGTCCGCCAAGGCCAGGCGGCACGACCTGTCGAGCCTGCGCGTGCTGCAGGTCGGAGGCGCGAAGTTCAGCGCCGAGGCCGCCCGGCGGGTGCGTCCCACGCTCGGCTGCACGCTGCAGCAGGTCTTCGGCATGGCCGAGGGACTGGTCAACTACACGCGGCTGGATGACCCCGAGGAGCTGATCGTCACCACCCAGGGTAGGCCGATCTCTCCCGACGATGAGATCCGGGTGGTCGACGAGGAGGGGAACGAGGTCGCTCCGGGGGAGACCGGTCAGCTGCTGACGCGCGGTCCCTACACCATCCGTGGCTACTACATGGCCGAGGCGCACAACGCGCGGGCGTTCACGCCCGATGGCTTCTACCACACGGGTGATCTGGTCCGGGTGACACTGGAAGGCTACCTGGTGGTGGAGGGGCGCGCGAAGGATCAGATCAACCGGGGCGGTGACAAGGTCGCGGCCGAAGAGGTCGAGAACCACCTGCTGGCTCATCCCTCCGTCCACGACGCGGCGGTGGTCGCCATTCCGGATCCGTTCCTCGGCGAGCGCACCTGCGCGTTCGTCATTCCCCGTGAGACACCGCCGACCGCCGCCGCGCTCAATGCCTTCCTGCGCGAGCGCGGACTGGCGGCCTACAAGATTCCGGATCGGGTCGAGTTCATCGCCGCGTTCCCGAAGACCGGGGTCGGCAAGGTCAGCAAGAAGGCCCTGCGCGAGACGCTCACCCGTTCCCCCTCGAAAAACGCCGCTTCCACCCCTTCGCGTTGA